Proteins encoded within one genomic window of Salinisphaera sp. T31B1:
- the dacB gene encoding D-alanyl-D-alanine carboxypeptidase/D-alanyl-D-alanine-endopeptidase: MVGTILLLTNASASAAAYLDSLRALSQRAHVSALVVDLDDMSPIAELNPDQRLTPASVSKLFAVSAALEQFGPDHRFVTRFASRGPVAGTTLNGDLVFVGGGDPALDNADIWSLIGRLRGRGITHVTGNLVVDDGLFGAVPCLTKDRCDAEEKAWHAYSAPLSSAGSNFATVHASVYGGRSAGEPARVVLNPANVSGYTLDNRVDTASAGARATLTAWRTYDNGTSTLHLRGSLPAGGGPYEVHRAVTGPATETARILAAMLADMGVQIDGNIRVETNAGSGADMLARIESDTLAEQLIPLMAYSNNYMADTLTLDLAADSQYNRPLTLPLASQALEALADRAMRETYPTHATSGPGPIFDSGSGLAVSNKLSARDLVALLGYMYRQNALFPALYGSMPVPLSAPSRTLKQGNFDWLTRLTAKTGTLTEPVTVRALAGYFRKADGGFGAFAFVINGTSSNPSLTYRQTVTAYQTDMEAILSDY, translated from the coding sequence ATGGTCGGCACCATTTTGCTGCTGACGAACGCGTCGGCCAGCGCCGCCGCTTATCTGGATTCACTGCGCGCGCTGTCCCAGCGTGCCCACGTGAGCGCGCTGGTGGTCGATCTGGACGACATGTCGCCGATCGCCGAACTCAACCCGGACCAGCGGCTCACCCCTGCCTCGGTCAGCAAGCTGTTCGCGGTCAGCGCAGCACTCGAACAGTTCGGGCCGGATCATCGCTTTGTGACCCGTTTCGCCAGCCGCGGCCCGGTTGCGGGCACGACCCTGAATGGCGACCTGGTCTTCGTCGGCGGCGGCGATCCGGCGCTGGACAATGCCGATATCTGGTCGCTGATCGGACGTCTGCGCGGGCGCGGCATCACGCATGTGACCGGCAACCTGGTCGTCGACGATGGCCTGTTCGGTGCGGTGCCCTGTCTGACCAAGGATCGCTGCGACGCCGAGGAAAAAGCCTGGCATGCCTACAGCGCTCCACTGTCGTCGGCCGGCAGCAACTTCGCGACCGTCCATGCCAGCGTCTACGGCGGCCGCAGTGCAGGCGAGCCCGCGCGGGTAGTGCTCAACCCAGCCAACGTCTCCGGCTATACGCTGGACAACCGCGTGGATACCGCTAGCGCCGGCGCCCGGGCCACGCTCACGGCGTGGCGAACCTACGACAACGGCACGTCCACGCTGCATCTGCGCGGCTCGCTCCCGGCCGGTGGCGGCCCATACGAGGTTCATCGGGCGGTCACCGGCCCGGCTACCGAAACCGCGCGTATCCTGGCTGCGATGCTTGCCGACATGGGCGTCCAGATCGACGGCAACATCCGTGTCGAAACCAACGCCGGCAGCGGCGCGGACATGCTCGCACGCATCGAGAGCGATACCCTGGCCGAACAGCTGATTCCGCTGATGGCCTATTCGAACAACTACATGGCCGATACGCTCACGCTCGATCTGGCCGCTGACAGCCAGTACAACCGGCCGCTGACCCTGCCGCTGGCCTCTCAGGCGCTGGAAGCCCTCGCCGATCGTGCCATGCGCGAAACCTACCCGACCCACGCGACGTCCGGCCCCGGGCCGATCTTCGACAGCGGCAGCGGGCTGGCCGTGAGCAACAAGCTGTCGGCCCGCGATCTGGTCGCCCTGCTGGGCTACATGTACCGTCAGAACGCCTTGTTCCCGGCCCTCTACGGCAGTATGCCGGTGCCGCTGTCGGCACCTTCGCGCACCCTCAAGCAGGGCAACTTCGACTGGCTCACGCGGCTGACCGCCAAGACCGGCACACTCACCGAGCCGGTGACCGTCCGCGCCCTGGCCGGTTATTTCCGCAAGGCAGACGGCGGGTTTGGCGCATTCGCCTTCGTGATCAACGGCACGTCGTCCAATCCGTCGCTGACCTACCGCCAGACCGTGACGGCCTATCAGACCGATATGGAAGCGATCCTGTCCGACTACTGA
- the tgt gene encoding tRNA guanosine(34) transglycosylase Tgt: MHLERLTQSQDARRGCLHLPHGRVSTPAFMPVGTYGTVKGMTPEEIESLGAEIVLGNTYHLMLRPGTEVVEAHGGLHDFMHWDKPILTDSGGFQVWSLAEMRKLTEDGVAFRSPLDGSRQYLSPERSIEVQHALNSDIVMCLDECTDYPVAKEDAAASMGLSMRWAARCRQAHGDSTNLLFGINQGSVFDDLRAESMAALVDIGFDGYAIGGVSVGEAWDDKAAVLAGVLPVTPADYPRYLMGVGTPSDLVAAVSFGIDMFDCVMPTRNARNGYLFTSAGVVKIKNAVHRHDTGPLDADCDCYTCRHYTRAYLHHLYRCGEILAARLNTWHNLAYYQRLMQRIRTAIEQDRYAEFMREFFASREGAGTEQAAYFGYG; the protein is encoded by the coding sequence ATGCATCTCGAACGCCTGACTCAATCGCAGGACGCCCGGCGCGGTTGTCTGCATCTGCCGCACGGCCGCGTGTCCACGCCGGCGTTCATGCCCGTGGGCACCTACGGCACGGTCAAGGGCATGACGCCCGAGGAAATCGAGTCGCTGGGCGCCGAGATCGTGCTCGGCAACACCTATCATCTGATGCTGCGGCCGGGCACGGAGGTCGTCGAGGCCCACGGCGGGCTGCACGATTTCATGCACTGGGACAAGCCGATTCTCACCGACTCGGGCGGGTTTCAGGTGTGGAGCCTGGCCGAGATGCGCAAGCTCACCGAGGACGGCGTGGCGTTCCGGTCTCCGCTGGACGGTTCGCGGCAGTATCTGTCGCCGGAGCGCTCGATCGAGGTTCAGCATGCGCTGAACTCCGACATCGTGATGTGTCTGGACGAGTGCACGGATTACCCGGTCGCCAAGGAAGACGCGGCGGCGTCAATGGGCCTGTCCATGCGCTGGGCCGCGCGCTGTCGCCAAGCGCACGGCGATAGCACCAATCTACTGTTCGGTATCAATCAGGGCAGCGTGTTCGACGACCTGCGCGCCGAGTCCATGGCCGCACTGGTGGATATTGGTTTCGATGGCTACGCCATCGGCGGGGTATCGGTCGGCGAAGCCTGGGATGACAAGGCGGCCGTACTGGCCGGCGTGCTGCCGGTCACGCCGGCGGACTACCCGCGCTATCTGATGGGCGTGGGCACGCCGTCGGATCTGGTGGCCGCGGTATCGTTCGGGATCGACATGTTCGATTGCGTCATGCCGACACGCAATGCACGCAACGGTTATCTGTTCACCAGTGCCGGGGTGGTCAAGATCAAGAATGCCGTACACCGGCACGACACCGGTCCGCTGGACGCCGACTGCGACTGCTACACCTGTCGGCACTACACGCGTGCCTATCTGCATCATCTGTATCGCTGCGGCGAGATTCTGGCCGCCCGGCTCAACACCTGGCACAACCTGGCCTACTATCAGCGTTTGATGCAGCGCATTCGCACCGCGATCGAACAGGACCGCTATGCTGAATTCATGCGTGAATTCTTCGCATCGCGCGAAGGCGCGGGGACCGAACAGGCCGCTTATTTCGGCTATGGCTGA
- the yajC gene encoding preprotein translocase subunit YajC: MDFLISPAYAQGGAPAGGGIMPTLIMVGLFFVFMYFMIIRPQMKRQKEHKKLLESLDKGSEIVTSGGLAGRIRQVGENFLVVEVSEGVEIRIQKNAVTSVVPKGTLESL; this comes from the coding sequence ATGGATTTTCTGATTTCTCCGGCCTATGCGCAGGGCGGCGCGCCTGCGGGCGGCGGCATCATGCCGACGCTGATCATGGTCGGCCTGTTCTTCGTGTTCATGTATTTCATGATCATCCGGCCGCAGATGAAGCGCCAGAAAGAACACAAGAAGCTGCTGGAAAGCCTGGACAAGGGCAGCGAGATCGTCACCTCCGGCGGGCTGGCGGGTCGTATCCGTCAGGTCGGCGAGAACTTTCTCGTCGTCGAGGTCTCCGAAGGTGTCGAGATCCGTATCCAGAAGAACGCGGTGACCAGCGTCGTGCCCAAGGGCACCCTGGAATCGCTTTAA
- the secD gene encoding protein translocase subunit SecD has translation MNRYPLWKYLLLLAVIAVGVLYALPNLYGEQPAVQVSQASGDPANQALVQRVRRTLDNAGMPPVDITLEDGRLLALYPGTEAQLKAAGALKRELGDDYTVALNLASSTPDWLRAIGAEPMALGLDLRGGVHFLLEVDMDSVFNSTYDRYARDIPRFLRDQSIRYSRASRDGDSVRLIFPNEQVMDQARSALSSEFNVLDFRPAPNAENTLVAVLNETEQRRITDFALQQNLTTLRNRVNELGVAEPLVQRQGDSRIVVELPGVQDTAEAKRLLGKTATLEYRLVAQGEDAQAAERTGNVPAGTQLYHTRDGQPILLDDDVIASGDQLVDASSGFDQQSGTPAVFVTLDGQAASKMFDVTSAHVGDPMAVLFIENKVDTRYEDGKEIRTRRKVEQVISVANIRSAFGKRFQTTGLERGEAHDLALLLRAGALAAPVNVVEERTIGPSLGADNIAQGRLAVIVGFLLVVGFMMVYYRAFGLFANAALFMNLILIVALLSLLQATLTLPGIAGIVLTIGMAVDANVLIFERIREELDSGNTPQSAIKSGYDKAFSSIADANITTLIAAIVLFGFGTGPIKGFAVTLSLGILTSMFTAIVGTRAIANLVYGRKRRLNSLSI, from the coding sequence ATGAACCGCTATCCGCTGTGGAAGTACCTGTTGCTGTTGGCCGTGATTGCCGTCGGCGTTCTGTATGCGCTGCCCAATCTCTACGGTGAACAGCCGGCGGTACAGGTCTCCCAGGCCAGCGGCGATCCGGCGAACCAGGCGCTGGTGCAGCGGGTACGCCGCACCCTGGACAATGCAGGCATGCCGCCCGTCGACATCACGCTCGAAGACGGGCGGCTGCTGGCGCTCTATCCGGGCACCGAGGCGCAGCTCAAGGCGGCGGGTGCGCTCAAGCGCGAACTGGGCGACGACTACACCGTCGCGCTGAATCTCGCCTCCAGCACGCCCGACTGGCTGCGTGCCATCGGCGCCGAGCCGATGGCGCTGGGCCTGGACCTGCGTGGCGGTGTGCATTTCCTGCTCGAGGTGGACATGGACAGCGTGTTCAATTCCACCTATGACCGCTACGCGCGTGATATTCCGCGTTTTCTGCGCGACCAGTCGATCCGTTACAGTCGTGCCTCGCGGGACGGCGATTCGGTGCGGTTGATCTTCCCCAACGAACAGGTGATGGATCAGGCGCGCAGCGCACTGTCGTCCGAGTTCAACGTGCTCGATTTCCGGCCCGCACCCAACGCCGAGAATACGCTGGTGGCGGTGCTCAACGAGACCGAACAGCGGCGTATCACCGATTTCGCTCTTCAGCAGAACCTCACCACGCTGCGCAACCGCGTCAACGAGCTCGGCGTCGCGGAGCCGCTGGTCCAGCGACAGGGCGATTCGCGCATTGTGGTCGAGCTGCCGGGCGTTCAGGACACCGCGGAAGCCAAGCGCCTGCTGGGCAAGACCGCCACACTCGAGTACCGGCTGGTCGCCCAGGGCGAGGACGCACAGGCGGCCGAGCGCACGGGCAACGTGCCGGCCGGCACCCAGCTCTATCACACGCGTGACGGGCAGCCGATCCTGCTCGACGACGACGTGATCGCCTCGGGCGACCAGCTCGTCGACGCCTCGTCGGGATTCGATCAGCAGTCCGGCACGCCGGCGGTATTCGTAACCCTCGACGGCCAGGCGGCCAGCAAGATGTTCGATGTCACCTCGGCGCACGTGGGTGACCCGATGGCCGTGCTGTTCATCGAGAACAAGGTCGATACGCGCTACGAGGACGGCAAGGAGATCCGTACCCGCCGCAAGGTCGAGCAGGTCATCAGCGTCGCCAACATACGCAGTGCGTTCGGCAAGCGTTTCCAGACCACCGGCCTGGAGCGCGGCGAAGCTCACGATCTGGCGCTGCTTCTGCGCGCGGGCGCACTGGCCGCGCCGGTGAACGTGGTCGAAGAGCGCACCATCGGCCCGAGCCTGGGCGCCGACAATATCGCACAGGGCCGGCTGGCCGTGATCGTCGGCTTTCTGCTGGTGGTCGGCTTCATGATGGTCTACTACCGCGCGTTCGGCCTGTTCGCCAACGCCGCACTGTTCATGAACCTGATCCTGATCGTTGCGCTGCTGTCGCTGCTCCAGGCCACGCTCACGCTGCCCGGTATCGCCGGCATCGTGCTCACCATCGGTATGGCCGTCGACGCCAACGTGCTGATCTTCGAGCGAATACGCGAGGAACTGGACAGTGGGAACACCCCGCAATCGGCAATCAAGTCAGGCTACGACAAGGCGTTTTCGTCGATCGCCGATGCCAATATCACGACGCTGATCGCCGCCATCGTGCTGTTCGGTTTCGGGACCGGCCCGATCAAGGGTTTTGCCGTGACCCTGTCGCTGGGCATTCTCACCTCCATGTTCACGGCCATCGTGGGCACCCGTGCGATCGCGAATCTGGTCTACGGCCGCAAGCGCCGCCTGAATTCGCTGTCGATCTGA
- the secF gene encoding protein translocase subunit SecF, giving the protein MRLIKSDTHIDFVSYGKYAIVFSVLLILMSFVSFGFEKLTFGIDFTGGVIVEAGYPEAVELQNVRNALADGGYPGATVQHFGASDSVMIRLATDEGADTSAVSTQVMNALHAQNPDAQLRRVEFVGPQVGKELINKGALALLYTVIAILIYVIVRFHWKLASGAVVALVHDVLITLGVFSLFHLDFDLTVLAALLAVIGYSLNDTIVVYDRIRENFRRMRKATPTEVVNASINQTLSRTLMTSGTTILTLLALFFLGGEVIHGFATALLIGILIGTYSSIFVASALALRLKITSQDLFPPKEEDAEKAARVTR; this is encoded by the coding sequence ATGCGCCTGATCAAATCCGATACTCATATCGACTTCGTCAGCTACGGCAAGTACGCGATCGTGTTCTCCGTGCTGCTGATTCTGATGTCGTTCGTATCGTTCGGCTTCGAAAAACTTACCTTCGGCATCGACTTCACCGGCGGCGTGATCGTTGAAGCCGGCTATCCCGAGGCCGTCGAACTCCAGAACGTTCGCAACGCGTTGGCGGACGGCGGGTATCCGGGTGCGACCGTCCAGCATTTCGGGGCGTCGGACTCGGTGATGATCCGTCTGGCCACCGATGAAGGCGCGGATACTTCGGCGGTGAGCACTCAGGTGATGAACGCGCTGCATGCACAGAATCCCGACGCCCAGCTCCGTCGGGTCGAGTTCGTCGGGCCCCAGGTCGGCAAGGAACTGATCAACAAGGGCGCGCTCGCGCTGCTTTATACGGTGATCGCGATTCTGATCTACGTCATCGTGCGCTTTCACTGGAAGCTGGCCAGCGGTGCGGTGGTCGCGCTGGTGCACGACGTGCTGATCACCCTCGGCGTATTCTCGCTGTTCCATCTGGATTTCGATCTGACCGTGCTCGCGGCGCTGCTCGCGGTCATCGGCTATTCGCTCAACGATACGATCGTGGTCTACGACCGCATCCGCGAGAACTTCAGGCGCATGCGCAAGGCCACGCCGACCGAGGTGGTCAATGCCTCGATCAACCAGACGCTGTCTCGTACGCTGATGACCTCGGGTACCACCATTCTGACTCTGCTGGCACTTTTCTTTCTCGGTGGAGAAGTGATCCATGGCTTTGCCACGGCACTGCTGATCGGCATTCTGATCGGCACGTATTCGTCGATCTTCGTCGCCAGTGCGCTGGCGTTGCGGCTGAAAATTACCAGTCAGGATCTGTTCCCGCCCAAGGAAGAAGACGCCGAAAAGGCGGCCCGCGTCACGCGCTGA